The Leadbettera azotonutricia ZAS-9 genome has a window encoding:
- a CDS encoding AbrB/MazE/SpoVT family DNA-binding domain-containing protein, with protein sequence MLVSVVPIGNSKGIRIPKNILTQLNIENEVEMNMHNNEIIIKRIEKKPRSGWEEAFQKMHKEGDDNLLLQEQIQDDSFEWEW encoded by the coding sequence ATGCTTGTTTCTGTGGTGCCAATCGGAAATTCAAAGGGAATCAGGATACCAAAAAATATTCTAACTCAACTTAATATTGAAAACGAGGTTGAAATGAATATGCATAACAACGAAATTATAATAAAACGCATTGAGAAAAAACCTCGGAGCGGCTGGGAAGAAGCATTTCAAAAAATGCACAAAGAAGGAGACGATAATCTGCTTCTTCAAGAACAAATTCAAGATGATTCTTTTGAATGGGAATGGTGA
- a CDS encoding polysaccharide biosynthesis protein codes for MTTFKSARLYIIGAGFAGQTLAKEIREKGIFGEVVAFLDDDPAKIGRRLDEIPVLGPIRDVARLLRLHPADEAIIAIPSASREYLEELYQILKNAGFERIRILPGISQIIEGDAHLIQTRSIDPQDLLGRTPVAVNLRQSLSYLRGKRVLVTGAGGSIGSELCRQLLSGGASRLYLFGHGENSIYQIDKELRLLQEEGVGEKAVLVPVIGDLKDREYMDWILEHLKADVVFHTAAYKHVPMMEENPVASIENNLFGTDNLISAAKKHGVKRFVHITTDKAVEPVSVYGISKYLCEGLVLDAARENSGNKGINFMVVRFGNVLGSRGSIMPLFQKQIEKGGPVTITHPEMKRWFMTIPEACSLVLKAGGVGENGNLYLLDMGEPVKIKDLAEQMIRFYGLTPEKDIKIEYIGCRPGERLGEKLWWDDEEPRPTAFDRILKVDKKSSDSSDIHDIMEQLRPIISLDPRQGEKYRDSALLREILKASVPNFTREALSLAY; via the coding sequence ATGACGACATTCAAATCTGCGCGTTTATACATTATCGGGGCCGGTTTTGCAGGCCAAACCCTGGCAAAAGAAATACGCGAAAAGGGCATTTTCGGGGAGGTAGTGGCCTTTCTCGATGACGACCCCGCAAAAATCGGCCGCCGGCTGGACGAAATTCCGGTCCTCGGCCCCATAAGGGATGTGGCGCGGCTGCTCCGCCTTCATCCTGCCGACGAGGCCATTATTGCCATACCAAGCGCAAGCCGCGAATACCTGGAAGAACTCTACCAGATCCTGAAAAACGCAGGCTTCGAGCGCATACGCATACTTCCGGGCATTTCGCAGATCATCGAGGGTGATGCCCACCTCATCCAGACCCGTTCCATCGATCCCCAGGATCTTCTGGGCCGCACACCTGTGGCGGTGAACCTCCGCCAGAGCCTTTCCTATCTCAGGGGCAAGCGTGTGCTCGTGACCGGGGCTGGCGGCTCAATAGGCAGCGAGCTTTGCCGGCAGCTGCTTTCCGGCGGGGCGTCTCGGCTCTATCTTTTTGGACATGGGGAGAATTCAATCTATCAGATTGACAAGGAGCTCCGGCTCCTCCAGGAAGAAGGGGTCGGCGAAAAGGCAGTGCTTGTGCCCGTCATCGGGGATCTAAAGGACCGCGAGTACATGGACTGGATCCTGGAGCACCTCAAGGCCGATGTGGTCTTCCATACCGCTGCCTACAAGCATGTGCCCATGATGGAAGAAAACCCAGTCGCATCCATAGAAAACAACCTTTTTGGCACTGACAATCTCATTTCTGCCGCAAAAAAACACGGCGTGAAGCGTTTTGTGCATATCACCACCGACAAGGCCGTTGAGCCCGTATCGGTATACGGCATCTCCAAATATCTCTGCGAGGGCCTGGTGCTGGACGCCGCCCGTGAAAATTCAGGCAACAAAGGCATCAACTTCATGGTGGTGCGCTTCGGCAATGTCCTCGGTTCCCGGGGCTCCATCATGCCCCTCTTCCAGAAGCAGATTGAAAAGGGCGGGCCTGTGACCATCACCCACCCGGAAATGAAGCGGTGGTTCATGACCATACCCGAGGCTTGCTCCCTGGTGCTCAAGGCCGGCGGGGTCGGCGAAAACGGCAATCTCTATCTTTTGGACATGGGAGAACCGGTTAAAATAAAAGACCTGGCGGAGCAAATGATACGCTTCTACGGCCTTACCCCCGAAAAGGACATCAAGATAGAATACATAGGCTGCCGTCCCGGCGAAAGGCTGGGCGAAAAGCTCTGGTGGGATGATGAAGAACCCAGGCCCACAGCCTTTGACCGCATCCTCAAAGTGGACAAAAAATCGTCTGATTCAAGCGATATTCACGACATAATGGAGCAGCTCCGCCCCATAATCAGCCTTGACCCAAGGCAGGGCGAAAAATACCGGGACAGCGCCCTGCTCCGGGAAATCCTTAAAGCATCTGTCCCCAACTTTACGAGGGAGGCGCTGAGCCTTGCCTATTGA
- the loaP gene encoding antiterminator LoaP has translation MNYYALQVKTRGEAKYIRLVKAMHPEIKLPIYFPQRELDIRRAGKIIHSQAAIFPGYIFIEVEDEDSIYKYHWDFRRTDGFFRFLRSSQDIVPLGGKDLELVLHFIKKVGPLAGKSKVSFDENSRIIVIDGPLSGLEGKIIKVDKRKGRAKIKLDLYDDSFTIDLAFETMETAPGVK, from the coding sequence ATGAACTACTATGCCCTGCAGGTCAAAACCAGGGGAGAGGCCAAGTACATACGCCTCGTTAAAGCCATGCATCCGGAAATAAAGCTGCCCATCTACTTCCCCCAAAGGGAGCTGGACATAAGGCGGGCAGGCAAGATAATCCATTCCCAGGCTGCCATCTTCCCCGGCTATATTTTCATCGAAGTTGAAGACGAAGACAGCATCTACAAATACCACTGGGATTTCCGCCGTACCGACGGCTTTTTCCGTTTTCTCAGATCCAGCCAGGATATAGTCCCCCTGGGCGGCAAGGACCTGGAGCTGGTGCTCCATTTTATCAAGAAAGTAGGCCCCCTGGCGGGCAAGTCCAAGGTAAGCTTTGACGAGAATTCCCGCATAATTGTCATAGACGGCCCCCTTTCCGGGCTTGAGGGAAAGATAATAAAGGTCGATAAAAGAAAGGGGAGGGCAAAGATAAAACTGGATCTGTACGACGATTCCTTTACCATCGACCTGGCCTTTGAAACTATGGAAACTGCGCCGGGGGTAAAATAG
- the secA gene encoding preprotein translocase subunit SecA, whose amino-acid sequence MFDSIVKALFGSQHERDLKALLPILHSVNEKEAWAAALKAEDFPVQTNLFRERHNKGEKLEALLPEAFALAREAARRNLGERPYDVQVLGSIVLHQGKIAELKTGEGKTLMVVAAAYLNAIPGKGVHVVTVNDYLAERDAAWMRPIFAYMGMTVGTILSDMDNSRRKENYACDITYGTNNEFGFDYLRDNMCRDMESRVQRGHNYCVVDEIDSILIDEARTPLIISGAAEDDTFKFAEVDRLLGSLEEVKKKDDGEYPDETQGEEVIGDYKLNEKNKNVNFSNAGMTKIEELLQKRGLIKGAIVDQENFEFLHYFTQALRAHKLFHIDVDYVVQDGQVQIVDEFTGRILHGRRYSDGLHQAIEAKERIKIAQRNRTLATITFQNYFRLYNKISGGTGTADTEAVEFAKIYNLDVVVIPTNLPVARQDDDDVVYLNEKDKYNALCDEIAEAHKKGQPMLVGTVSIEKSEKLSALLTRKGVRHEVLNAKNHAREAAIIAEAGAKGSVTIATNMAGRGTDIKLGGNPEHRARKRAGTDASPDAAEKYAALYKEEYEKWKNDYAEVKSLGGLYVIGTERHESRRIDNQLRGRSGRQGDPGRSKFFISMDDDLMRIFGGENIKNLMSKIGMEEGEPIYHPWLSRNIEKAQKKVEERNFEIRKHLLEYDDVLNQQRKFIYEQRDAILLDKNLKARVNDATADMLDQYIQEYKELQRKDMTAAAKALSENLKIKFGYTLKLEEGDTKNPDALEKRILEELNLNIDEKDKIIGTEYLNYIIRQQYLMMVDNKWLDHLENMEGLREAVGLRSYAQKNPLTEYKVEGFQIFETMIDDIRQAIASRLHLVRIQTGESANRPLSARSSATIQDASHGSVSAFSDGASSSHRGPARMQSENATVIRTQPKVGRNDPCPCGSGKKYKLCHGR is encoded by the coding sequence ATGTTTGATAGTATCGTTAAAGCCCTGTTTGGTTCCCAGCATGAACGGGACCTCAAGGCGCTTCTCCCCATATTGCATTCGGTCAATGAAAAGGAAGCCTGGGCAGCGGCCCTTAAGGCTGAGGATTTCCCGGTTCAGACAAACCTGTTCAGGGAACGGCACAACAAGGGCGAAAAGCTTGAGGCCCTCCTGCCCGAGGCTTTTGCCCTTGCCAGGGAAGCCGCCCGGAGGAATCTGGGCGAGCGGCCCTACGATGTTCAGGTGCTGGGTTCCATAGTCCTCCACCAGGGGAAGATAGCGGAATTGAAAACCGGCGAAGGCAAGACCCTCATGGTGGTTGCCGCGGCCTATCTTAACGCCATACCGGGCAAGGGCGTCCATGTGGTCACGGTCAACGACTACCTTGCCGAGCGCGATGCCGCCTGGATGCGGCCCATCTTTGCCTATATGGGCATGACGGTAGGTACCATACTTTCGGACATGGACAATTCGCGGCGCAAGGAAAATTATGCCTGCGACATCACCTACGGCACCAATAACGAGTTCGGCTTTGACTACCTCCGGGACAATATGTGCCGGGACATGGAAAGCCGGGTTCAGCGGGGACACAACTACTGCGTGGTGGACGAAATCGACTCCATACTCATAGACGAAGCCCGTACCCCCCTCATCATCTCGGGGGCCGCCGAGGACGATACCTTCAAATTTGCCGAGGTTGACCGCCTTTTGGGTTCCCTGGAGGAAGTGAAAAAGAAGGACGACGGGGAATACCCCGACGAGACCCAGGGCGAAGAAGTCATCGGGGATTACAAACTCAACGAAAAAAACAAGAACGTGAATTTCAGCAATGCGGGTATGACAAAAATCGAGGAGCTCCTTCAAAAACGGGGCCTTATCAAGGGCGCCATTGTAGATCAGGAAAACTTTGAATTTTTGCACTATTTTACCCAGGCCCTGCGGGCCCACAAGCTTTTCCACATTGATGTGGACTATGTGGTGCAGGACGGACAGGTCCAGATTGTCGATGAATTTACCGGGCGCATACTCCACGGCCGCCGCTATTCCGACGGGCTCCATCAGGCAATCGAGGCAAAGGAACGTATCAAGATTGCCCAGAGGAACCGTACCCTGGCGACCATCACCTTCCAGAACTATTTCAGGCTCTACAATAAAATATCAGGCGGCACCGGAACCGCCGATACGGAAGCGGTGGAATTCGCCAAAATCTACAACCTCGACGTGGTGGTGATCCCCACGAACCTCCCGGTTGCCCGCCAGGACGACGACGACGTGGTCTACCTCAACGAAAAGGACAAGTACAACGCCCTCTGCGACGAAATAGCGGAGGCCCACAAAAAGGGCCAGCCCATGCTGGTGGGAACCGTGTCCATCGAAAAATCCGAAAAGCTTTCCGCCCTTCTAACCCGCAAAGGGGTGCGCCACGAAGTGCTCAACGCCAAGAACCACGCCCGCGAAGCTGCCATCATAGCCGAGGCCGGGGCCAAGGGATCGGTAACCATAGCCACCAACATGGCAGGCCGCGGTACGGATATAAAACTGGGGGGCAACCCCGAGCACCGGGCGCGGAAAAGGGCGGGCACCGACGCATCCCCCGATGCTGCCGAAAAATACGCCGCTCTGTATAAAGAAGAATACGAAAAATGGAAGAATGATTACGCAGAAGTCAAAAGCCTGGGCGGCCTCTATGTCATAGGCACCGAGCGCCACGAAAGCCGCCGTATCGACAACCAGCTCCGGGGACGCTCGGGCCGCCAGGGCGATCCGGGGCGTTCAAAATTCTTCATCTCCATGGACGATGATCTTATGCGCATTTTCGGCGGCGAGAACATCAAGAACCTCATGTCAAAAATCGGCATGGAAGAAGGGGAACCCATCTACCATCCCTGGCTCAGCCGCAACATAGAAAAAGCCCAGAAGAAAGTTGAAGAACGCAACTTTGAAATACGCAAGCATCTCCTTGAATACGACGATGTCCTCAACCAGCAGCGCAAGTTTATCTACGAGCAGAGGGACGCCATCCTTTTGGACAAAAACCTTAAGGCGCGGGTCAACGACGCCACAGCCGACATGCTTGATCAATATATACAGGAATACAAAGAGCTCCAGCGCAAAGACATGACAGCCGCTGCCAAAGCCCTTTCAGAGAACCTCAAAATCAAATTCGGCTATACCCTCAAGCTCGAAGAAGGGGATACCAAAAACCCCGATGCCCTGGAAAAGCGCATTCTTGAAGAATTGAATCTCAACATTGACGAAAAAGATAAAATCATTGGCACTGAATATCTCAATTATATAATCCGCCAGCAGTATTTAATGATGGTTGACAACAAATGGCTGGATCATCTTGAAAACATGGAAGGACTACGCGAGGCTGTAGGGCTCCGCAGCTATGCCCAAAAAAATCCGTTAACCGAATACAAGGTAGAAGGTTTCCAAATTTTCGAAACCATGATAGACGACATACGCCAGGCTATTGCTTCCCGGCTTCACTTGGTGCGCATACAGACCGGCGAAAGCGCCAACCGTCCCCTGTCCGCGCGTTCATCCGCCACGATTCAGGACGCAAGCCATGGCAGCGTCAGCGCCTTCTCGGACGGGGCTTCTTCTTCCCATCGGGGCCCTGCCCGGATGCAGAGCGAAAACGCCACGGTCATACGCACCCAGCCCAAGGTGGGCCGCAACGACCCCTGCCCCTGCGGCTCAGGCAAAAAATACAAGCTCTGCCATGGAAGGTAA
- a CDS encoding DegT/DnrJ/EryC1/StrS family aminotransferase, producing the protein MPIEDALPFALPFVGKEEEEAAIRVLRSGWLTTGKETLAFEKEFGEFLQDHSASAGSSNSPLFCLAVNSATSGLHLALEACGINSGHMVLVPTLTFTSTAEVIRYLGAEAIFVDVAPGTFHMDPKALERTLKMLPLGIAKAVMPVHYGGLVCDMESISAIAKKYHLKIIEDAAHSFPMGEITGDAAVFSFYATKTMTTGEGGMVVTRNAEMAARMSRMRSHGIDRTVWNRYTDAKASWYYEVTAPGFKYNIPDILSAIGRAQLAKADDMLRMREAIAAFYNEAFAEDPHFTLPPKGGAWHLYPIRINPERLSITRNEFIEKLQEKGIGVSVHFIPLHTMPYYKKRYNLADEMYPHAFESYSREISLPIWAGMSKKQIERVAEVVKETALEYTL; encoded by the coding sequence TTGCCTATTGAAGATGCCCTCCCCTTTGCCCTCCCCTTCGTTGGCAAGGAAGAAGAAGAGGCCGCCATCAGGGTGCTCCGCTCGGGCTGGCTTACTACAGGCAAAGAAACCCTGGCCTTTGAAAAAGAATTCGGGGAATTTTTGCAGGACCATTCAGCTTCCGCAGGCTCTTCGAATTCCCCCCTCTTTTGCCTTGCGGTAAATTCAGCGACCTCCGGCCTTCACCTTGCCCTCGAAGCCTGCGGAATCAATTCCGGCCATATGGTGCTTGTCCCGACCTTGACATTTACTTCGACCGCCGAAGTTATTCGTTACCTTGGGGCCGAAGCGATCTTTGTCGATGTTGCCCCTGGGACCTTCCACATGGATCCTAAAGCCCTGGAACGCACCCTGAAGATGCTCCCCCTGGGCATTGCAAAAGCGGTCATGCCCGTCCATTACGGCGGCCTCGTTTGCGACATGGAAAGCATATCAGCAATAGCCAAAAAATATCACCTTAAAATAATAGAGGACGCGGCCCACTCCTTCCCCATGGGGGAGATAACAGGGGATGCGGCAGTATTCTCGTTTTATGCAACCAAGACCATGACCACCGGCGAAGGCGGCATGGTAGTCACCAGGAACGCTGAAATGGCCGCCCGTATGTCCCGCATGAGATCCCACGGCATAGACCGCACCGTATGGAACCGCTATACCGACGCCAAGGCTTCCTGGTATTACGAGGTAACAGCACCGGGCTTTAAATACAATATCCCGGATATACTTTCTGCCATAGGCAGGGCGCAGCTTGCAAAGGCGGACGATATGCTCCGCATGAGGGAGGCGATTGCCGCATTCTACAACGAGGCTTTCGCGGAGGATCCCCATTTTACCTTGCCCCCGAAAGGCGGCGCCTGGCACCTTTATCCAATCAGAATCAATCCCGAACGCCTTTCCATAACACGCAACGAATTCATCGAGAAACTCCAGGAGAAGGGCATAGGGGTTTCGGTCCACTTCATACCCCTCCACACCATGCCCTATTATAAAAAACGCTATAACCTTGCAGACGAAATGTACCCCCATGCCTTTGAATCCTATAGCAGGGAAATTTCCCTCCCCATTTGGGCCGGCATGTCAAAAAAGCAGATTGAACGGGTTGCAGAGGTGGTCAAAGAGACAGCTTTGGAATATACTCTCTAA
- a CDS encoding UPF0175 family protein — MCTLTIPIPDEILTAAKMSQDEAIKDMKTAFACQMFKDHRLPLWQSAKICDMDKFEFAGFLTRNKIPVIDYSVGELEQEVAMLEQMHQFIHRG, encoded by the coding sequence ATGTGCACTTTAACGATACCTATTCCGGATGAGATTCTCACCGCTGCCAAAATGAGTCAGGATGAAGCGATTAAAGATATGAAAACAGCCTTCGCCTGTCAGATGTTCAAAGATCACAGATTGCCGTTGTGGCAATCAGCTAAAATATGCGACATGGATAAATTCGAATTTGCCGGATTTTTGACCAGGAATAAAATCCCTGTCATTGATTATTCGGTAGGAGAGTTGGAACAGGAAGTAGCGATGCTGGAGCAGATGCATCAATTCATTCATCGAGGATAA
- a CDS encoding SPOR domain-containing protein — protein MKKIGIALCAAAALLILVNASVWEGAASAAAGGDLPDSGYFAATNSFPRNTVVDVTNLENGRTIRVIVAQGLDTPGLLVILSKDAADAISLPTRSIGRVRMNQPADPVAFARFTEGLSASGDPDHDPEALIAAEGGINPDLLAEASAEATEEAAVEPEPEAIAEEDPELSDAPLVAEADPLASEEDPEDTLSYPPSEFADDGIIPEPGPELVWTYPEEAEPEAEIAEEVPAEPEILAPETLIAVAPEPAEAPGTDVPDSTLNPEAYEFALLPAEERVPPETSTISPLDTIAQIQPVAPPPEREYVIDPSYIIDPIKEAPSESIVIPAPLAAPVYTPPSLPGQNFSVPVIAALEKGKYYLQVAALSKPESVEYEINKIGRTWPIAVQSAGSAEKPMYRLLIGPVNLGESGALLQRFKMNYKDAFVRLGS, from the coding sequence ATGAAAAAGATAGGGATAGCTTTATGCGCTGCCGCTGCATTGCTCATTCTGGTCAACGCTTCGGTTTGGGAAGGGGCAGCTTCTGCCGCAGCCGGGGGCGATCTGCCCGATTCAGGGTATTTTGCCGCTACCAATTCGTTCCCCCGGAACACAGTGGTGGATGTGACCAACCTCGAAAACGGGCGCACCATAAGGGTGATTGTGGCCCAGGGCCTGGATACCCCCGGCCTCCTGGTGATCCTTTCCAAAGACGCGGCCGACGCGATAAGCCTTCCTACCCGCAGCATAGGAAGGGTGCGCATGAACCAGCCCGCTGATCCTGTGGCTTTTGCCCGTTTTACAGAGGGCCTCTCGGCATCGGGCGATCCCGACCATGACCCCGAAGCATTGATCGCGGCAGAAGGCGGTATCAACCCTGATTTGTTGGCTGAAGCCTCAGCTGAAGCCACAGAGGAAGCAGCGGTCGAGCCGGAACCTGAAGCTATTGCGGAAGAAGATCCTGAACTGAGCGATGCCCCTCTCGTTGCAGAGGCTGATCCCCTTGCTTCTGAAGAAGATCCTGAAGATACCCTCTCATATCCGCCGTCTGAATTCGCCGACGACGGCATAATCCCCGAACCGGGCCCGGAACTGGTGTGGACATACCCCGAAGAAGCCGAGCCGGAAGCCGAGATCGCGGAAGAGGTACCTGCCGAGCCTGAAATCCTGGCGCCCGAAACACTCATAGCTGTTGCCCCTGAGCCGGCTGAAGCCCCCGGAACCGATGTCCCGGATTCAACCTTGAACCCCGAAGCCTATGAATTTGCCTTGCTCCCTGCTGAAGAGCGCGTCCCTCCGGAAACAAGCACAATCAGCCCCTTGGACACGATAGCCCAGATACAGCCTGTGGCGCCTCCCCCGGAACGCGAATATGTAATCGATCCTTCCTACATTATTGATCCCATCAAAGAAGCGCCGTCTGAATCCATCGTGATTCCGGCGCCGCTGGCAGCCCCGGTTTATACACCTCCAAGCCTTCCGGGCCAGAATTTCTCAGTACCTGTAATCGCCGCCCTTGAGAAAGGAAAGTACTACCTCCAGGTAGCTGCTCTAAGCAAACCCGAAAGCGTGGAATACGAAATAAACAAAATAGGCCGAACCTGGCCCATTGCAGTCCAAAGCGCAGGCAGCGCCGAGAAGCCTATGTACCGCCTCCTCATAGGCCCCGTGAACCTCGGCGAAAGCGGGGCGTTGTTGCAGCGTTTCAAAATGAACTATAAAGATGCGTTTGTACGGCTGGGGAGCTAG
- a CDS encoding type II toxin-antitoxin system PemK/MazF family toxin, whose protein sequence is MGMVMKQYEIYLVNLEPTIRHEIQKTRPCVIVSPDEMNEHIETIIIAPMTKKSYNYPTRIEINFQSKTGWIVLDQIRTVDKKRLIRKIGELDKSKATEIKDIIMEMLVK, encoded by the coding sequence ATGGGAATGGTGATGAAACAGTATGAAATTTATCTGGTAAATCTTGAACCAACAATAAGGCATGAAATACAAAAAACACGTCCCTGTGTAATAGTTTCTCCCGATGAAATGAATGAACATATAGAAACGATAATAATTGCGCCAATGACGAAAAAGTCTTATAACTATCCAACAAGGATAGAAATTAATTTTCAAAGCAAAACAGGCTGGATTGTCTTGGATCAAATAAGGACAGTAGATAAAAAAAGATTAATCAGGAAAATTGGCGAACTGGATAAAAGCAAGGCAACTGAAATAAAAGACATTATTATGGAAATGCTGGTAAAATAA
- a CDS encoding xanthine dehydrogenase family protein molybdopterin-binding subunit: MFVEDISAKGMIHALTLRSPVASGKLIRIESPKLPNSYVLITAKDIPGKNQLDDFPVPVLASDIISYIGEPIALLAGPDIAKLEEYADRCVISIEESQPQFSSRVTQDSQIMMKRSYGEASEHEAASAVTGYFTTGIQEHWYSEPTGALAVYAKNKITIHTATQWPYHVKRSVAGLFNMDSSAVQVEPTKIGVHLDGKLWYPSLIGCQAALCAWITQKPVKLMLTREEDFRYSPKRNGSEIQMRSDLDENGKLVSTEIRADLNLGAQGIFTDEIVDQSSLGCLGIYNLGKVKLETYGVRSNIPPQGPMAGFGLSQGFFAIERHVSRIADSLHQDPAEWRKNNFIDKGNNLAIGIPIKDHVPMAELIDTAAAMGDYYRKWASYELLRSRRQEKDWDARTEPIRGIGMAAAYQGSGFLYTGGDKGIYTVEVTLQKDSTLEIKTSMVSSGGGYSRIWQSIAAEHLSVEAANVKVINTSASPDSGPATLSRDITLMSKLVEKCCQAIRKQRFRDPLPITVKRSSKSEKLIPWGLTPPLEASQKPIDPGAFAHCGWGAAAVEAEIDAVSLQPVIRGIWLAVDGGKILSQARARLSLKTAVIQALGWSCREQLSYNQGVIEGGLVHGYDITAPIEAPPIHIDFLWNDAVPPKGIGEIPFSCVPAAYAQAVSQAMNHPFEKIPISARDLWEASHLKKQEKAAEASV; the protein is encoded by the coding sequence GTGTTTGTAGAAGATATTTCTGCCAAGGGCATGATACATGCCCTGACTTTGCGCTCCCCTGTCGCCAGCGGAAAGCTCATACGCATAGAATCCCCAAAACTCCCCAATTCCTATGTTTTGATCACTGCCAAGGATATACCCGGGAAAAACCAGCTTGACGATTTTCCCGTACCTGTACTGGCTTCCGATATCATCTCCTATATTGGAGAGCCCATAGCGCTCCTCGCAGGCCCCGACATAGCCAAGCTCGAAGAATATGCCGACCGCTGCGTTATCAGCATTGAAGAATCCCAGCCCCAATTCTCAAGCCGGGTTACCCAGGATAGCCAGATCATGATGAAACGCAGCTATGGCGAAGCGTCGGAACATGAAGCAGCCTCTGCGGTAACAGGGTATTTTACCACTGGTATACAAGAACACTGGTATTCCGAACCAACAGGCGCATTGGCGGTATATGCCAAAAACAAAATAACGATTCACACAGCCACCCAGTGGCCCTACCATGTAAAGCGTTCTGTTGCGGGGCTCTTCAATATGGACAGCTCCGCCGTACAGGTAGAGCCTACAAAGATTGGGGTGCACCTGGACGGCAAGCTCTGGTACCCCTCCCTTATCGGGTGCCAGGCAGCTCTTTGCGCATGGATTACCCAGAAGCCTGTAAAGCTCATGCTCACCAGGGAAGAAGACTTCCGGTATTCTCCCAAACGCAATGGGAGCGAGATTCAGATGCGCAGCGATTTGGACGAGAACGGGAAACTCGTCAGCACCGAAATACGGGCGGACCTCAACCTGGGTGCCCAGGGGATCTTTACCGACGAAATTGTAGATCAAAGCTCCCTGGGCTGCCTGGGCATTTACAATCTGGGCAAGGTAAAGCTTGAAACCTATGGGGTGCGCAGCAATATACCCCCCCAGGGGCCCATGGCGGGATTCGGCCTTTCTCAGGGGTTTTTCGCCATAGAGCGCCATGTATCGCGCATTGCGGACAGCCTCCACCAGGATCCTGCAGAATGGCGCAAAAATAATTTTATCGACAAAGGCAATAACCTTGCCATAGGCATACCCATAAAAGATCACGTGCCCATGGCGGAACTCATAGACACCGCTGCGGCCATGGGCGACTATTACCGCAAATGGGCTTCCTACGAACTCCTCCGGAGCCGCCGCCAGGAAAAGGACTGGGATGCCCGGACCGAGCCTATCCGGGGCATAGGCATGGCCGCAGCCTACCAGGGCTCGGGCTTCCTTTACACAGGGGGGGACAAGGGCATTTACACCGTGGAAGTTACCCTCCAGAAAGACAGCACCCTGGAGATCAAAACCAGCATGGTATCATCCGGGGGGGGCTATTCGCGCATCTGGCAGAGCATAGCGGCAGAGCACCTTTCCGTGGAAGCCGCCAATGTAAAAGTGATAAACACCTCCGCATCTCCGGATTCGGGACCCGCTACCCTTTCCCGGGACATCACCCTCATGTCCAAACTAGTGGAAAAATGCTGCCAGGCTATACGCAAACAACGCTTCAGGGATCCCCTGCCGATAACCGTAAAACGTTCCAGCAAGAGCGAAAAACTCATACCCTGGGGCCTCACTCCCCCGCTTGAAGCCAGCCAGAAGCCCATAGATCCCGGCGCCTTTGCCCACTGCGGCTGGGGCGCGGCAGCGGTAGAAGCCGAAATAGATGCCGTATCCCTGCAGCCTGTAATACGGGGTATATGGCTTGCCGTGGACGGCGGCAAAATACTTTCCCAGGCCAGGGCACGGCTCTCCCTTAAAACTGCCGTAATCCAGGCCCTGGGCTGGTCATGCAGGGAACAGCTTTCATACAACCAGGGCGTCATCGAGGGGGGACTGGTGCACGGCTATGATATAACCGCCCCCATAGAAGCGCCTCCCATTCACATCGACTTTCTGTGGAACGACGCAGTACCCCCAAAGGGCATCGGGGAAATCCCCTTCTCCTGTGTGCCCGCAGCCTACGCGCAGGCAGTGTCCCAGGCAATGAACCACCCCTTCGAAAAAATCCCCATAAGCGCCAGGGATTTGTGGGAAGCGTCCCATCTTAAAAAGCAGGAAAAAGCTGCAGAGGCATCCGTATGA